A stretch of the Halomonas sp. BDJS001 genome encodes the following:
- the rpmB gene encoding 50S ribosomal protein L28: protein MSKVCQVTGKRPVTGNNVSHSQRKTRRRFLPNLHTHRFWVESENRFVKLRVSTKGMRIIDKKGIDTVLGEIRKRGDAI, encoded by the coding sequence ATGTCCAAAGTATGTCAGGTTACCGGCAAGCGTCCGGTAACTGGAAATAACGTTTCACACTCCCAGCGTAAGACACGTCGTCGTTTCTTGCCAAACCTGCACACTCACCGTTTTTGGGTTGAGTCTGAAAACCGCTTCGTCAAGCTGCGCGTTTCCACTAAAGGAATGCGCATCATCGACAAGAAAGGTATCGACACAGTTTTGGGTGAAATTCGTAAGCGCGGCGACGCTATCTAA
- a CDS encoding SlyX family protein, producing the protein MTHELSPADLAQRLESLESRLAHQEHWLDTLDQAVVQQERRLEKLEQLSGLMRERLREQHQALQASDPQGGQRPEDDVPPHY; encoded by the coding sequence ATGACCCACGAATTATCGCCTGCTGACCTGGCTCAACGCCTTGAGTCTTTAGAGAGCCGACTCGCCCACCAAGAGCACTGGCTGGACACCCTGGATCAAGCCGTGGTTCAGCAGGAGCGACGCCTGGAGAAACTGGAGCAGCTCAGCGGCCTGATGCGCGAACGCCTACGTGAGCAGCACCAGGCACTCCAGGCAAGCGACCCCCAGGGCGGCCAGCGCCCCGAGGATGATGTGCCGCCCCACTACTGA
- the dut gene encoding dUTP diphosphatase, protein MSARPRLQCKVLDERLHDYMPHYATEGSAGMDLRALLDEPLLLAPGDCQLVRTGIAIYIEDPGLAGMILPRSGLGHKHGIVLGNLVGLIDSDYQGELMISVWNRGQSTFTLAPFDRLAQYVLVPVVQAELSLVDAFKDSSRGSGGFGSTGSQ, encoded by the coding sequence ATGAGTGCCCGTCCCCGCCTACAGTGCAAAGTATTAGATGAGCGTTTGCACGATTACATGCCGCACTATGCCACCGAAGGCTCGGCAGGAATGGATCTGCGCGCCCTGCTGGATGAGCCGTTACTATTAGCGCCCGGCGATTGCCAGCTCGTACGCACCGGCATTGCCATCTATATTGAAGATCCGGGTTTGGCGGGCATGATCCTGCCGCGCTCCGGTTTGGGGCATAAACATGGCATCGTGCTGGGCAATTTAGTCGGTTTAATCGACTCAGATTACCAGGGCGAGCTGATGATTTCGGTCTGGAACCGTGGCCAAAGTACGTTTACGCTAGCTCCTTTCGACCGACTGGCACAGTACGTGCTTGTGCCAGTGGTACAAGCCGAACTCTCCCTGGTGGACGCTTTTAAAGACTCCTCCCGGGGCAGCGGCGGGTTTGGCAGCACTGGCAGTCAGTAA
- the rpmG gene encoding 50S ribosomal protein L33 has protein sequence MRDKIKLVSSAGTGHFYTTDKNKRNTPDKFEFKKFDPVIRKHVIYKEAKIK, from the coding sequence ATGCGCGATAAAATCAAGTTGGTGTCTAGCGCCGGTACGGGCCACTTCTACACCACTGATAAAAACAAGCGGAACACGCCTGATAAGTTCGAATTCAAGAAATTCGATCCGGTCATCCGCAAGCACGTGATCTACAAGGAAGCCAAGATCAAGTAA
- the argB gene encoding acetylglutamate kinase encodes MSSASRDPKVVVEVLSEALPYIQQFSGKTVVVKYGGNAMTESTLIDSFARDIVLMKEVGINPVVVHGGGPQIGDLLKKLNIESRFVNGMRVTDSQTMDVVEMVLGGLVNKSIVNLINQSGGKAIGLTGKDGSQIRARQLKVEHQSPEMTAPEIIDIGHVGEVESISTELIEMLAARDFIPVIAPIGVDAAGHSYNINADLVAGKIAEALNAEKLMLLTNVAGLMNTEGEVLTGLSTAQVDDLIADGTIYGGMLPKIRCALDAVKGGVNSSHIIDGRVPHAVLLEIFTNAGVGTQIKDAS; translated from the coding sequence ATGAGTTCAGCCAGTCGCGACCCCAAGGTCGTTGTGGAGGTGCTTTCCGAAGCCCTCCCGTATATCCAGCAGTTCTCCGGCAAAACCGTGGTGGTCAAATACGGCGGTAACGCCATGACCGAAAGCACCCTGATCGACTCCTTTGCCCGCGACATAGTGCTAATGAAGGAAGTCGGCATCAACCCGGTGGTAGTACACGGCGGCGGGCCGCAGATCGGAGACCTGCTCAAAAAGCTCAACATTGAGTCGCGCTTCGTCAACGGCATGCGGGTCACCGACTCGCAAACCATGGACGTGGTCGAAATGGTGCTGGGTGGCTTGGTCAACAAAAGCATTGTCAACCTGATCAATCAAAGCGGCGGTAAAGCGATTGGCCTGACTGGTAAAGATGGCTCACAAATTCGAGCCCGGCAGCTCAAGGTCGAGCACCAGAGCCCCGAAATGACGGCGCCCGAGATTATCGATATTGGCCACGTGGGAGAAGTGGAGTCGATCTCAACCGAGCTTATCGAGATGCTGGCGGCGCGTGATTTTATCCCGGTGATTGCCCCCATTGGTGTCGACGCCGCAGGCCACAGCTACAATATCAATGCGGATCTGGTGGCCGGTAAGATTGCCGAGGCGCTCAATGCAGAGAAGCTGATGCTACTCACCAATGTGGCCGGGTTAATGAACACCGAAGGTGAAGTGCTCACCGGTTTAAGCACCGCTCAGGTGGATGACCTCATCGCCGATGGCACGATTTATGGCGGCATGCTGCCGAAAATCCGCTGCGCACTGGATGCGGTGAAGGGCGGTGTGAACAGCTCGCACATTATTGATGGTCGTGTCCCCCACGCGGTGTTGCTGGAAATTTTCACCAACGCTGGGGTCGGTACTCAAATCAAGGACGC
- the dapE gene encoding succinyl-diaminopimelate desuccinylase — protein MPTTEPEGVSPTLTLAFELLSRASVTPDDEGCQELMIERLAALDFHIERLPFGDVKNFWAVRGHHGPVVAFAGHTDVVPTGPYTNWQYPPFEPCIDDEGMLCGRGAADMKGSLASMLTAVERFVASHPDHDGRIAFLITSDEEGPAVDGTRAVVEHLRERNERLDYCIVGEPSSTTYLGDAIKNGRRGSLGATLHIKGVQGHVAYPHLARNPIHQAMPALDALVNEHWDAGNDFFPATSFQISNLRAGTGATNVIPGDVEVVFNFRFSTEVTSDELKARTEAILDRHGLEYQIDWTLNGEPFLTAEGALVDAAIKGVEAVTGRRPALSTSGGTSDGRFIATLGAQVVELGPLNDTIHKVNERVRASDLDDLSRIYEATLQALLCSGEVNL, from the coding sequence ATGCCCACAACTGAGCCTGAAGGAGTGTCGCCAACGCTCACGCTCGCTTTTGAGCTGCTCAGCCGGGCTTCGGTAACGCCGGACGACGAAGGCTGCCAGGAACTCATGATCGAGCGCTTAGCGGCGCTCGATTTTCATATTGAGCGGCTGCCGTTTGGCGACGTGAAAAATTTCTGGGCGGTTCGCGGCCATCACGGCCCAGTGGTGGCCTTTGCCGGCCACACCGACGTAGTACCTACAGGCCCCTATACCAACTGGCAGTACCCTCCGTTTGAGCCCTGCATCGATGATGAGGGCATGCTGTGCGGACGCGGCGCGGCGGATATGAAGGGCAGCCTGGCCTCAATGCTGACCGCCGTTGAACGCTTTGTGGCCAGCCACCCGGATCACGATGGCCGTATTGCCTTTTTGATCACCTCCGATGAGGAAGGTCCGGCAGTGGACGGCACCCGCGCGGTGGTCGAGCATCTGCGCGAGCGTAATGAGCGCCTCGACTACTGCATTGTCGGCGAACCCTCCTCGACCACTTACCTTGGCGATGCGATCAAAAACGGCCGCCGCGGCTCACTGGGCGCTACGCTGCACATTAAAGGTGTGCAGGGTCACGTGGCCTATCCGCATTTAGCGCGCAACCCCATCCACCAGGCGATGCCAGCGCTGGATGCGTTAGTCAACGAGCACTGGGACGCGGGCAATGACTTTTTCCCCGCCACCAGCTTTCAGATTTCCAACCTGCGGGCCGGCACCGGCGCCACCAACGTTATTCCTGGCGATGTAGAAGTGGTATTTAACTTTCGCTTCTCTACCGAGGTGACCTCTGATGAGCTCAAAGCGCGCACGGAGGCCATTCTAGACCGGCATGGGCTGGAGTATCAGATAGACTGGACGCTCAACGGTGAGCCATTTTTAACCGCGGAAGGCGCGCTGGTTGACGCCGCCATTAAAGGCGTTGAAGCGGTAACCGGCAGGCGCCCAGCGCTCTCCACCAGCGGTGGCACCTCGGATGGCCGCTTTATTGCCACCCTGGGTGCCCAAGTGGTTGAGTTGGGTCCGCTCAACGATACTATCCACAAGGTCAATGAGCGCGTTCGCGCCAGCGACCTGGACGACTTAAGCCGGATTTACGAAGCAACGCTGCAAGCGCTGCTCTGCTCCGGCGAGGTAAACCTATGA
- the ald gene encoding alanine dehydrogenase, which yields MKIAVPKEIKNHEYRVALTPTGARELTGRGHQVSVQSSAGEGAGFADTDYQAAGAQIEADVDALWRNAELILKVKEPQPDEVARLTPQHTLFTYLHLAAEEPLTRGLMESGATCIAYETITDARGGLPLLAPMSTVAGRMAVQAGAHSLEKAQGGAGVLLPGVPGVAPGKVTVIGGGVVGENAARMALGLGAEVTILDKSLARLEVLDDRYQGRIKTVYSTADALETATRESDMIIGAVLVPGAAAPKLITRSMLADMKPGSVLVDVAIDQGGCFETSKPTTHAEPTYIVDGVVHYCVANMPGAVARTSTQGLTNATLPFVLALADKGWQQALRDDPHFLPGLNVHAGQVTYQAVADAFGLESSDPASVVAAN from the coding sequence ATGAAAATTGCCGTCCCTAAAGAGATCAAAAATCACGAATATCGCGTGGCCTTAACGCCGACTGGCGCCCGGGAGTTAACAGGGCGCGGCCATCAAGTGAGCGTTCAAAGCAGTGCCGGCGAAGGCGCAGGCTTTGCGGACACCGATTACCAGGCTGCCGGCGCACAAATAGAAGCAGATGTGGATGCTTTATGGCGCAACGCTGAGCTGATCCTCAAGGTGAAAGAGCCGCAGCCGGACGAGGTGGCGCGACTCACCCCACAGCATACGCTGTTCACCTACCTGCACCTGGCCGCCGAAGAGCCCCTTACCCGTGGGCTGATGGAGAGCGGTGCCACCTGTATCGCCTATGAAACCATTACCGATGCCCGCGGCGGCTTGCCGCTTCTGGCCCCTATGAGCACCGTAGCCGGGCGAATGGCGGTGCAAGCAGGGGCTCATAGCCTGGAGAAGGCTCAGGGCGGTGCAGGCGTGCTGCTGCCGGGGGTGCCGGGTGTGGCGCCGGGTAAGGTGACCGTGATTGGTGGCGGTGTGGTGGGCGAAAACGCTGCCCGTATGGCGTTGGGGTTAGGCGCAGAGGTCACTATTCTGGATAAGTCGTTAGCGCGATTGGAAGTGCTGGATGACCGCTACCAGGGCCGCATCAAAACGGTTTACTCCACAGCAGACGCCCTGGAAACGGCCACCCGCGAGTCGGATATGATCATTGGTGCGGTGCTGGTGCCCGGCGCCGCAGCGCCAAAATTGATTACGCGCAGTATGCTGGCCGATATGAAGCCCGGCAGTGTACTGGTCGATGTGGCCATCGACCAGGGCGGCTGTTTTGAAACCAGCAAGCCCACCACCCATGCCGAGCCGACCTATATCGTCGATGGGGTGGTGCACTACTGTGTCGCCAATATGCCCGGCGCGGTGGCGCGTACGTCCACCCAGGGGCTGACCAACGCCACGCTGCCCTTTGTGCTCGCCCTGGCGGATAAAGGCTGGCAGCAGGCGCTAAGAGACGACCCGCACTTCCTGCCGGGCCTGAACGTACATGCGGGTCAAGTCACTTACCAGGCTGTGGCAGACGCCTTCGGACTGGAGAGCAGCGATCCTGCGAGCGTTGTTGCAGCTAACTAA
- the coaBC gene encoding bifunctional phosphopantothenoylcysteine decarboxylase/phosphopantothenate--cysteine ligase CoaBC, protein MASAVNSTSASTLAGKRILLGVSAGIAAYKSALIVRLLKQAGCQVRVVMTAGAQAFITPLTLQALSGEPVRTSLLDPEAEAGMGHIELARWADLVLIAPATADLIARLVHGMADDLLTTLCLASEAPKLIAPAMNQAMWRHAATQRNVQQLECDDWQLIGPAAGDQACGDVGPGRMSEPEEIFSAVSALFAAPVTSALLTDAPHTNAPHVVITAGPTREPLDPVRYISNHSSGKMGFALAAAAVAEGAKVTLISGPVNLPTPQGVTRIDVESAEQMHAQAQRLAPQSALFIGCAAVADYRAATPAEHKLKKQDDSDTLTLTLVKNPDIIAGVAALPAKQRPLVIGFAAETQEIERYARDKLQRKGLDMIVANDVSQAGLGFGSDQNAAWLLWHTPQGVESRSEVAQPKTQLATTIIRQALALLPTTPPTQTPGESS, encoded by the coding sequence ATGGCCTCTGCTGTTAACTCGACAAGCGCTTCGACGCTGGCAGGCAAACGCATACTGCTTGGCGTCAGTGCGGGTATCGCTGCCTATAAAAGCGCGTTGATTGTGCGACTGCTCAAGCAAGCGGGCTGCCAGGTGCGCGTGGTGATGACCGCCGGAGCCCAGGCCTTTATTACCCCGCTTACGCTTCAGGCACTCTCTGGCGAGCCAGTGCGCACCTCTTTGCTCGACCCCGAAGCCGAAGCGGGCATGGGCCATATTGAATTGGCCCGCTGGGCGGATCTGGTGCTGATTGCTCCGGCCACTGCCGACCTTATCGCCCGTTTGGTGCACGGCATGGCCGACGACCTGCTCACCACACTCTGCTTGGCCTCAGAAGCGCCCAAGCTGATTGCTCCGGCGATGAATCAGGCGATGTGGCGTCACGCCGCCACCCAGCGCAACGTGCAGCAATTGGAATGCGATGATTGGCAGTTGATTGGCCCCGCCGCTGGCGACCAGGCCTGCGGCGATGTGGGGCCAGGCCGCATGAGCGAACCTGAAGAGATCTTTAGCGCGGTATCGGCGCTGTTTGCGGCACCTGTCACCAGCGCCCTTCTCACCGATGCACCGCACACTAATGCCCCCCATGTGGTGATTACCGCTGGCCCCACCCGGGAACCGCTGGATCCCGTGCGTTACATTTCCAACCACAGCTCGGGAAAAATGGGTTTTGCCCTGGCCGCCGCGGCAGTGGCTGAAGGAGCCAAAGTCACGCTGATCAGCGGGCCGGTTAACCTACCCACTCCGCAAGGCGTTACGCGGATCGACGTTGAGTCAGCAGAGCAAATGCACGCACAAGCGCAGCGACTAGCGCCCCAGTCAGCGCTGTTTATCGGCTGCGCGGCTGTGGCCGACTATCGCGCGGCAACCCCTGCCGAGCATAAGCTCAAAAAGCAGGATGATAGCGACACACTCACTCTGACCCTGGTTAAAAACCCCGATATTATCGCTGGCGTTGCGGCGCTGCCCGCAAAACAGCGCCCGCTGGTGATCGGCTTCGCCGCCGAAACCCAGGAGATTGAGCGCTACGCACGGGATAAACTACAGCGCAAAGGGCTGGATATGATCGTCGCCAACGACGTCTCCCAGGCTGGCCTGGGCTTTGGCAGCGACCAAAACGCCGCCTGGCTACTCTGGCACACCCCTCAAGGCGTCGAGAGCCGCTCAGAAGTTGCACAGCCGAAGACCCAGCTGGCCACCACCATTATCCGTCAAGCGCTCGCGTTGCTACCCACAACACCCCCTACGCAAACACCAGGAGAGTCCTCATGA
- a CDS encoding class I SAM-dependent rRNA methyltransferase: MTQRLRLNKNADRRLKAGHLWIYSNEVDIKETPLKNFAAGETALVEASNGKVMAVAYVNPHSLIAARVMSRDPEMRLDRSLFVHRFNQALALRQRLYAQPFYRLIHGEGDLLPGLVIDRFGDVLVVQLNTAGMQALADEIVDALEKVIKPEVIVFRNDTGGRRQEGLEAHVEVVKGTLPDEVVLEENGARFVVPVLNGQKTGWFFDHRVNREWINRNVEGKRVLDVFSYVGGWGVQAAVHGAKAVMCLDSSGPALDQVARNAALNGVQEKVAVSEGDAFEALAALKAEGEEFDVVILDPPAFIKKRKDIPNGERAYARLNREAMRLLGRDGLLLSASCSMHLAPERLMDVVRGAVRHQDRHGQVIFQGHQGPDHPVHPAIPETSYLKALGVRVFRD; this comes from the coding sequence GTGACCCAACGCCTGCGCCTGAATAAAAATGCTGACCGTCGCTTGAAAGCGGGTCATCTCTGGATCTACTCCAATGAAGTGGATATCAAAGAGACGCCGCTGAAAAACTTTGCGGCAGGCGAAACCGCCTTGGTAGAAGCCTCCAATGGCAAAGTGATGGCTGTTGCGTATGTGAATCCTCATTCGTTAATTGCTGCCCGGGTCATGTCCCGCGACCCTGAGATGCGCTTGGATCGCTCGCTGTTTGTGCACCGCTTTAATCAAGCGCTGGCACTGCGCCAGCGCCTCTATGCCCAGCCGTTCTATCGCTTGATCCACGGCGAAGGTGACCTGTTGCCAGGCTTGGTGATTGATCGCTTTGGCGATGTCCTCGTCGTGCAGCTCAACACCGCGGGTATGCAGGCGCTGGCGGATGAGATCGTCGATGCGTTGGAAAAAGTCATCAAGCCGGAAGTGATTGTTTTCCGAAACGATACGGGTGGTCGTCGTCAGGAAGGTCTTGAGGCCCACGTTGAGGTTGTCAAAGGCACACTGCCTGACGAGGTGGTGCTCGAAGAGAATGGTGCCCGCTTTGTAGTGCCGGTACTTAATGGGCAGAAGACCGGCTGGTTCTTTGATCACCGGGTTAATCGCGAATGGATCAATCGCAATGTGGAAGGTAAACGCGTGCTGGACGTATTCAGCTACGTAGGCGGTTGGGGCGTACAGGCGGCTGTTCATGGTGCGAAAGCGGTGATGTGCCTTGACTCTTCAGGCCCGGCGCTGGATCAAGTCGCCCGCAACGCTGCGCTCAATGGCGTGCAGGAGAAGGTGGCGGTGAGTGAGGGAGATGCGTTTGAAGCGTTAGCGGCGCTGAAGGCGGAGGGCGAGGAGTTCGATGTGGTTATTCTTGATCCTCCCGCATTCATCAAAAAGCGCAAGGATATCCCCAACGGCGAGCGTGCTTATGCCCGCTTGAATCGGGAAGCCATGCGTTTGTTGGGGCGCGATGGCCTGTTGCTGTCAGCCTCCTGCTCCATGCACCTAGCGCCCGAGCGGCTAATGGATGTGGTGCGTGGTGCGGTTCGCCACCAGGATCGCCATGGGCAGGTGATTTTCCAAGGTCACCAAGGGCCAGATCATCCGGTGCACCCGGCTATTCCCGAAACGTCTTACCTGAAGGCACTGGGTGTGCGGGTGTTCCGCGACTAA
- the mutM gene encoding bifunctional DNA-formamidopyrimidine glycosylase/DNA-(apurinic or apyrimidinic site) lyase — protein sequence MPELPEVETTRRGIAPYIEGQEVTEVLVRQPRLRVPVPDDLAERLVGARIGELKRRAKYLQIPVQPANGGEGDVGATLLWHLGMSGSLRIARVGDLPKKHDHVDVVTASGYVLRYHDPRRFGFVDWQAEDETQDKRLAHLGPEPLSDAFNGKWLYTLSRNKRVAVKPFLMDNQVVVGAGNIYAAEALFMAGIDPRRTAGRVSRARYDALALAVKEVLAAAITQGGTTLRDFVSGQGEPGYFAQRLNVYGRHGQPCLRCGVELRRITLGQRASVFCPGCQR from the coding sequence ATGCCCGAACTGCCTGAAGTTGAAACTACCCGCCGCGGAATTGCTCCCTATATTGAAGGCCAGGAAGTTACCGAAGTGCTGGTGCGTCAGCCGCGGCTGCGTGTACCTGTGCCCGATGACCTGGCCGAGCGGCTGGTGGGCGCGCGCATAGGGGAATTGAAGCGGCGGGCAAAATACCTGCAGATTCCTGTCCAGCCTGCTAACGGGGGCGAAGGTGACGTTGGTGCGACGCTGCTATGGCACTTGGGTATGTCAGGTAGCCTGCGGATTGCCCGGGTAGGGGATTTGCCTAAAAAACATGATCACGTGGATGTGGTCACCGCCAGCGGCTATGTACTGCGCTATCACGACCCTCGTCGGTTTGGCTTTGTGGATTGGCAGGCCGAAGACGAAACACAGGATAAGCGGCTTGCGCACTTGGGCCCCGAGCCATTGTCTGATGCGTTTAACGGCAAATGGCTCTACACGCTCTCACGCAATAAGCGCGTGGCAGTAAAACCGTTTCTGATGGATAACCAAGTGGTAGTCGGTGCCGGGAATATCTACGCGGCGGAAGCGCTGTTTATGGCCGGTATTGACCCGCGCCGCACGGCGGGTAGGGTTTCCCGTGCGCGTTACGACGCCTTGGCCCTAGCTGTGAAAGAGGTGCTGGCGGCGGCAATTACCCAAGGAGGTACCACGCTGCGGGACTTTGTCAGTGGCCAGGGCGAGCCCGGTTATTTCGCCCAGCGTTTGAATGTTTACGGCCGCCACGGCCAGCCCTGTTTGCGCTGTGGCGTTGAGCTTCGCCGAATTACGCTTGGCCAGCGTGCCAGCGTGTTTTGCCCCGGCTGCCAGCGCTGA
- a CDS encoding acyl-CoA thioesterase: MEWALPEPFVIDIHVADEAIDAYQHVNNSEYLRWVEQISWAHSEALGLSLERYRELDRAMVVHRHELDYLAPAFAGDALQLATWIVDCDERFSLTRRFQLVRAEDAKTLLNARTRFACVALSTGRPKRLPEEYRRIYGNAVIVE; encoded by the coding sequence ATGGAATGGGCGCTACCCGAGCCTTTTGTGATCGATATCCATGTGGCTGATGAAGCGATTGATGCCTATCAGCACGTCAATAACAGCGAATACCTGCGCTGGGTTGAGCAGATTAGCTGGGCGCACTCCGAGGCGCTCGGCCTCTCTCTCGAGCGTTACCGCGAGCTTGACCGTGCCATGGTGGTTCACCGCCATGAGCTGGATTATCTGGCACCTGCCTTTGCCGGCGATGCGTTACAGCTTGCGACCTGGATTGTCGATTGTGACGAGCGCTTCAGTCTGACCCGTCGTTTTCAGCTGGTGCGTGCCGAAGATGCTAAAACGCTGCTTAACGCCCGCACCCGTTTTGCCTGCGTGGCACTCTCAACGGGGCGGCCCAAGCGTTTACCAGAGGAGTATCGGCGTATTTACGGCAACGCAGTTATTGTGGAGTGA
- a CDS encoding phosphomannomutase/phosphoglucomutase, with amino-acid sequence MNAQPVPASIFRAYDIRGIVDDTLTEETVEMIGRAVGSEAAERGEYSVVVARDGRLSGARLQSALMRGLAAAGCDVIDIGMVPTPVLYFATHTLDGTQSGVMVTGSHNPPDYNGFKIVLGGETLSGDAITALFERIQSGALATGQGSISQQDVRERYLTCILGDVKIHRAIKAVVDCGNGVAGELGPQLLARLGIETIPLFAEIDGHFPHHHPDPGKPENMQDLIRTVHETGADIGLAFDGDGDRLGVVTPSGKLIYPDHLLMVFATDMLARQPGAKVIFDIKCTGNLVKVISEAGGEPEMWRTGHSMIKARMQATGAQLGGEMSGHIFFKERWYGFDDGLYAAARLVEILANQAADADTFFAHFPQDVATPEINIAVSDDNKFSLMDKLAREGDFGEGIKTTLDGIRVDYQDGWGLCRASNTTPALVMRFEGKDDAALARIKAVFNDALRHVAPDIALPH; translated from the coding sequence ATGAACGCACAGCCTGTACCCGCTTCGATTTTTCGCGCCTACGATATTCGCGGCATCGTTGACGACACGCTCACTGAAGAGACGGTAGAAATGATCGGGCGTGCGGTGGGTTCTGAAGCCGCCGAGCGGGGCGAATACAGCGTGGTGGTCGCCCGCGATGGCCGCCTTTCCGGCGCCCGGCTGCAATCGGCACTGATGCGGGGCCTGGCCGCCGCTGGGTGCGACGTCATCGACATCGGCATGGTGCCCACCCCGGTGCTCTATTTCGCCACCCATACACTGGATGGCACCCAATCGGGCGTCATGGTCACCGGTAGCCATAACCCGCCTGACTATAACGGCTTTAAAATCGTGCTGGGCGGCGAGACGCTCTCCGGCGATGCAATCACGGCGCTTTTTGAGCGTATTCAGTCCGGGGCGCTGGCAACTGGACAAGGCAGCATAAGCCAGCAGGATGTCCGTGAGCGCTATTTAACGTGCATTTTAGGCGACGTTAAGATCCATCGAGCGATTAAAGCCGTGGTCGACTGTGGTAATGGCGTTGCCGGAGAGCTGGGCCCCCAACTGCTGGCACGATTAGGTATCGAGACCATCCCGCTGTTTGCGGAAATAGATGGCCATTTCCCCCATCATCACCCTGATCCTGGCAAGCCGGAAAATATGCAGGATCTGATCCGCACCGTTCATGAAACTGGGGCAGATATTGGCCTTGCCTTCGATGGAGATGGCGACCGCCTGGGCGTGGTGACACCCTCAGGCAAGTTGATCTATCCCGACCACCTGCTAATGGTGTTTGCCACCGATATGCTCGCGCGCCAGCCCGGAGCCAAGGTCATTTTTGACATCAAGTGCACCGGCAATCTGGTCAAAGTGATCAGCGAGGCCGGCGGTGAACCCGAAATGTGGCGTACCGGGCATTCGATGATCAAGGCGCGTATGCAGGCGACCGGCGCACAGCTGGGTGGTGAAATGAGCGGGCACATCTTTTTCAAAGAGCGCTGGTACGGTTTTGACGATGGACTCTATGCCGCTGCTCGGCTGGTAGAGATTCTCGCCAACCAAGCCGCCGATGCCGATACTTTTTTTGCCCACTTCCCCCAGGACGTTGCGACCCCGGAAATTAATATTGCGGTTAGCGACGATAACAAATTTTCTCTGATGGATAAGCTTGCTCGCGAGGGCGACTTCGGCGAAGGTATCAAAACAACTTTGGACGGTATCCGCGTTGACTACCAGGATGGCTGGGGGCTGTGTCGCGCCTCCAACACCACGCCTGCCCTGGTGATGCGTTTTGAAGGTAAAGACGATGCCGCGCTAGCACGTATCAAGGCCGTTTTTAACGACGCGCTTCGGCACGTCGCGCCAGACATCGCGCTACCCCACTGA
- the radC gene encoding RadC family protein — protein MGINHWPEGERPREKLLNVGAQALSDAELLAIFLRVGVQGRSAVDLARDLLSSFGGLRQLLEADQESFCAARGLGSAKYAQLQATLELSRRHLASQLARGNALTSPALVRHYLSSQLRHLGHEEFAVLFLDTQHRIIRYESLFRGTLDSASVYPREVAKRALELSAGAVILAHNHPSGVAEPSDADRRITERLKEALVLFDVRVLDHFVVGDGEVISFAERGWL, from the coding sequence ATGGGAATCAATCACTGGCCGGAAGGTGAGCGGCCCCGGGAAAAGTTACTTAACGTCGGCGCCCAGGCGCTCTCCGACGCTGAATTACTGGCGATTTTTTTGCGCGTTGGCGTGCAGGGGCGTTCGGCAGTCGATTTAGCACGTGATCTACTCAGCAGTTTTGGCGGCTTGCGCCAACTGTTGGAGGCCGATCAGGAAAGTTTTTGTGCTGCCCGTGGGTTAGGTAGCGCCAAGTACGCTCAGCTCCAGGCGACGCTTGAGCTGTCGCGGCGCCATTTAGCCAGCCAGTTGGCGCGGGGCAATGCGCTGACATCACCTGCCTTGGTGCGCCACTACCTGAGTTCGCAGCTACGCCATTTAGGGCATGAGGAGTTTGCGGTGCTTTTTTTGGATACTCAGCACCGAATTATTCGCTATGAATCGCTGTTTCGCGGTACCCTAGACAGCGCATCTGTATACCCCCGCGAAGTTGCCAAGCGCGCGTTAGAGCTGAGCGCTGGCGCCGTTATCCTGGCGCATAACCACCCTTCTGGTGTGGCAGAGCCAAGCGATGCTGATCGACGTATCACGGAACGCCTCAAAGAGGCGCTGGTACTTTTTGACGTGCGCGTGCTGGATCATTTCGTGGTGGGGGATGGAGAAGTGATCTCTTTTGCCGAGCGTGGCTGGCTATAA